Proteins from one Cryptomeria japonica chromosome 4, Sugi_1.0, whole genome shotgun sequence genomic window:
- the LOC131043493 gene encoding multiple C2 domain and transmembrane region protein 10 yields the protein MGKVRKLVVEVISAHNLMPKDGQGSSSAFVEVDYDNQRTRTRTQKKNLNPVWNEPLMFDVPNPMNLKNQCLQICVFHEKNAPPGRKFLGKVEIHGRNIVKHGVEIVQKFTLEKRGLFSPVKGDIELKIYSFDEEEKKKSGGGGGGGEKIPQIEWKEEVKQLKQEKPEKVQEATEKSVLDEAKLQIHKQILMSFVERGFCNLPSSTFFFYGSLILVIWFGW from the coding sequence ATGGGTAAAGTAAGGAAACTGGTTGTTGAGGTGATTTCTGCTCACAACTTGATGCCCAAGGATGGTCAGGGGTCTTCCAGTGCCTTTGTAGAAGTAGACTATGATAACCAAAGGACTCGAACTCGTACCCAAAAGAAAAATCTTAACCCTGTTTGGAATGAACCATTGATGTTTGATGTGCCCAATCCAATGAATTTGAAGAATCAGTGTCTTCAAATATGTGTGTTCCACGAGAAGAATGCTCCTCCTGGTAGAAAATTCCTGGGTAAGGTGGAAATTCATGGTAGAAATATTGTCAAGCACGGTGTAGAGATTGTACAAAAGTTTACCTTGGAGAAGAGGGGTCTTTTTTCTCCTGTCAAGGGagatattgaattgaaaatttatAGTTTTgatgaggaagagaaaaagaagagtggtggtggtggaggaggaggagaaaaAATTCCCCAAATTGAGTGGAAGGAGGAGGTGAAGCAATTGAAGCAGGAGAAACCAGAAAAAGTGCAGGAGGCAACAGAGAAGTCTGTGTTGGATGAAGCTAAGTTGCAAATACATAAACAGATTTTAATGTCTTTTGTAGAAAGGGGTTTCTGTAATTTACCCTCTAGCACCTTTTTCTTTTATGGATCATTGATACTAGTCATATGGTTTGGGTGGTAA